A region of Vitis vinifera cultivar Pinot Noir 40024 chromosome 15, ASM3070453v1 DNA encodes the following proteins:
- the LOC100256456 gene encoding rac-like GTP-binding protein 5 isoform X2 has product MKVHFILWVLLCGLEFLFFFPTDYVPTVFDNFSANVLADGQTINLGLWDTAGQEDYNRLRPLSYRGADVFLLAFSLISRPSFENISKKWVPELRHYAPSVPIVLVGTKLDLREDKQFHMDYPGACTISTEQGEELKKQIGALAYIECSSKTQQNVKAVFDAAIKVVLQPPKLSKRKRKKRACHVL; this is encoded by the exons ATGAAAGTACATTTCATCTTGTGGGTTTTGCTTTGTGGGTTggagtttttgtttttctttccaaCT GACTATGTTCCAACTGTTTTTGATAATTTCAGTGCCAATGTTTTGGCTGATGGGCAGACTATTAATCTGGGTCTCTGGGATACTGCTG GTCAAGAAGACTATAACAGGCTAAGGCCTTTGAGTTATAGAGGAGCTGATGTTTTCCTCCTTGCCTTCTCTCTTATAAGTAGGCCTAGCTTTGAAAACATATCGAAAAAA TGGGTACCAGAGCTGAGACATTATGCCCCATCAGTGCCCATTGTTCTCGTGGGGACCAAACTAG ATTTGAGAGAAGATAAGCAGTTCCACATGGATTATCCAGGGGCGTGTACCATTTCAACAGAACAG GGTGAAGAACTAAAGAAGCAAATAGGAGCATTGGCATACATAGAGTGCAGCTCCAAAACACAGCAG AACGTGAAGGCAGTGTTTGATGCTGCAATCAAGGTGGTTCTGCAGCCTCCGAAGCTCAGTAAACGAAAGCGAAAAAAGAGGGCATGCCATGTTCTTTAA
- the LOC100256456 gene encoding rac-like GTP-binding protein 5 isoform X1 yields the protein MSTVPSRFIKCVTVGDGAVGKTCLLISYTSNTFPTDYVPTVFDNFSANVLADGQTINLGLWDTAGQEDYNRLRPLSYRGADVFLLAFSLISRPSFENISKKWVPELRHYAPSVPIVLVGTKLDLREDKQFHMDYPGACTISTEQGEELKKQIGALAYIECSSKTQQNVKAVFDAAIKVVLQPPKLSKRKRKKRACHVL from the exons ATGAGTACAGTACCAAGCAGGTTCATTAAGTGCGTGACAGTTGGAGATGGAGCTGTTGGGAAGACTTGCCTTCTCATCTCCTACACTAGCAACACCTTCCCAACT GACTATGTTCCAACTGTTTTTGATAATTTCAGTGCCAATGTTTTGGCTGATGGGCAGACTATTAATCTGGGTCTCTGGGATACTGCTG GTCAAGAAGACTATAACAGGCTAAGGCCTTTGAGTTATAGAGGAGCTGATGTTTTCCTCCTTGCCTTCTCTCTTATAAGTAGGCCTAGCTTTGAAAACATATCGAAAAAA TGGGTACCAGAGCTGAGACATTATGCCCCATCAGTGCCCATTGTTCTCGTGGGGACCAAACTAG ATTTGAGAGAAGATAAGCAGTTCCACATGGATTATCCAGGGGCGTGTACCATTTCAACAGAACAG GGTGAAGAACTAAAGAAGCAAATAGGAGCATTGGCATACATAGAGTGCAGCTCCAAAACACAGCAG AACGTGAAGGCAGTGTTTGATGCTGCAATCAAGGTGGTTCTGCAGCCTCCGAAGCTCAGTAAACGAAAGCGAAAAAAGAGGGCATGCCATGTTCTTTAA